In the Thermococcus sp. MAR1 genome, one interval contains:
- a CDS encoding beta-CASP ribonuclease aCPSF1, with protein sequence MIRRETFVDDILRDIKAVISQMVPREARITDVEFEGPELVIYVKNPEAIMQDGDLIRNLAKVLKKRISVRPDPEVLLPPEKAEEMIKELVPKEAEITNISFDPSVGEVLIEAKKPGLVIGKNGETLRLITQRVHWAPRVIRTPPLQSQTIYSIRQILQAEAKDRRKFLRQVGRNIYRKPELKSEWIRITGLGGFREVGRSALLVQTNESYVLVDFGVNIAALRDPKKAFPHFEAPEFRYVLDAGLLDAIIITHAHLDHSGMLPYLFRYKLFDGPIYTTPPTRDLMVLLQQDFIEIQQMNGVEPLYRPRDIKEVIKHTITLDYGEVRDIAPDMRLTLHNAGHILGSSIVHLHIGNGLHNIAITGDFKFIPTRLFEPAVSRFPRLETLVMESTYGGSNDYQMPREEAEKRLIEVIHQTIRRKGKVLIPAMAVGRAQEIMMVLEEYARVGGIEVPIYLDGMIWEATAIHTAYPEYLSRHLREQIFHEGYNPFLNPIFKPVANSRERQDIIDSGEPAIIIATSGMLVGGPSVEYFKQLAPDPKNSMIFVSYQAEGTLGRQVQRGLREIPLVGEGGKTEVVKVNMEVHTIDGFSGHADRRELISYIARLRPRPERVITVHGEPHKCLDLSTSIHKKFGISTRAPNNLDAIRLK encoded by the coding sequence TTGATAAGGAGAGAAACTTTCGTTGATGACATATTACGGGACATAAAGGCCGTTATAAGTCAGATGGTTCCCAGGGAAGCCAGGATAACCGATGTTGAATTCGAGGGGCCGGAGCTGGTTATATACGTCAAGAACCCAGAGGCGATAATGCAGGACGGTGATTTAATACGAAACCTCGCCAAGGTTCTCAAGAAGCGCATCAGCGTTCGTCCGGATCCTGAGGTTCTTCTTCCCCCTGAAAAGGCCGAGGAGATGATAAAAGAACTCGTGCCCAAGGAGGCGGAGATAACCAACATAAGCTTTGACCCTTCCGTCGGAGAGGTCCTCATAGAGGCCAAGAAGCCCGGCCTCGTTATAGGAAAGAACGGCGAAACTCTGAGACTCATAACCCAGAGGGTCCACTGGGCCCCTAGGGTCATAAGGACCCCCCCTCTCCAGAGCCAGACCATCTACTCCATAAGGCAGATACTCCAGGCCGAGGCGAAGGACAGGAGGAAGTTCCTCAGACAGGTCGGGCGGAACATCTACCGCAAGCCCGAGCTGAAGAGTGAGTGGATTAGAATCACCGGCCTTGGAGGCTTCCGCGAGGTTGGAAGGAGCGCTCTCCTGGTTCAAACCAATGAAAGCTACGTCCTGGTCGATTTTGGTGTCAACATAGCCGCCCTGCGCGACCCCAAGAAGGCCTTTCCGCACTTCGAGGCGCCGGAGTTCAGGTACGTCCTCGATGCCGGTCTTCTTGACGCCATCATCATAACCCACGCTCACCTTGACCACAGCGGAATGCTACCGTACCTCTTCCGCTACAAGCTCTTCGACGGACCGATATACACCACTCCCCCGACCAGAGACCTGATGGTCCTCCTCCAGCAGGACTTCATCGAGATACAGCAGATGAACGGCGTTGAGCCGTTGTACCGCCCGAGGGACATCAAGGAGGTTATCAAGCATACAATAACCCTCGACTATGGAGAGGTTAGGGACATAGCCCCGGACATGAGGCTCACCCTCCACAACGCCGGCCACATACTCGGTTCGTCTATAGTCCACCTCCACATAGGCAACGGCCTCCACAACATAGCCATAACCGGTGACTTCAAGTTCATCCCGACGAGGCTCTTCGAGCCTGCCGTCAGCAGGTTCCCGAGGCTTGAGACGCTGGTTATGGAGTCCACCTACGGCGGAAGCAACGACTACCAGATGCCCAGGGAGGAGGCGGAGAAGAGGCTCATAGAGGTGATTCACCAGACGATACGTAGGAAGGGCAAGGTTCTCATCCCGGCCATGGCCGTCGGCAGGGCGCAGGAGATAATGATGGTCCTTGAGGAATACGCGAGAGTTGGCGGTATAGAGGTGCCCATATACCTCGACGGAATGATATGGGAGGCCACCGCCATACACACGGCTTATCCAGAGTACCTCAGCAGGCACCTCCGTGAGCAGATATTCCACGAGGGCTACAATCCGTTCCTAAACCCGATATTCAAGCCAGTCGCCAACAGCAGGGAGAGGCAGGACATCATCGACAGCGGCGAACCTGCGATAATCATAGCGACATCGGGCATGCTCGTTGGCGGACCGAGCGTCGAGTACTTCAAGCAGCTCGCCCCCGACCCGAAGAACAGCATGATATTCGTCAGCTACCAGGCGGAGGGAACGCTTGGACGGCAGGTTCAGAGGGGCCTGAGAGAGATTCCACTCGTCGGAGAGGGTGGAAAGACCGAAGTGGTAAAGGTGAACATGGAGGTTCACACCATAGACGGCTTCTCCGGTCACGCCGACAGGAGGGAGCTCATCAGCTACATAGCCAGGCTGAGACCGAGGCCTGAGAGGGTGATAACCGTCCACGGAGAGCCCCACAAGTGTCTTGACCTTTCAACGAGCATCCACAAGAAGTTCGGTATCTCAACGCGCGCCCCCAACAACCTGGATGCAATAAGGCTCAAGTAA
- a CDS encoding pyridoxal-phosphate dependent enzyme translates to MEVRCPSCGRLYSSLIPPTCSCGEPLRITYDYESVDVSAWKGRKPGVWKYRELLPDVNRVISLNEGGTPLLRAKLGEELGLNVFIKDETRNPTGSFRDRLITVAVSYGIPHAENGFVVASNGNAAASLSAYAARAGKPAYTVVPKLVEQGKLNQIVAFGAKVIRYGESVDEGISYAEGLAEGKGLYNVTPESNLIGLEGQKTLAFELWEELNPTHVVVPTGSGSNLYSIYKGFVELMEIGAIEEMPRLIAVQAEKCSPIASEVLGVEPKAEPTKALALYVKNPVMKELALKAIGETDGTAVMVGEDELDLGQRLLAGEGIFAEYASAVIVPALLKLAEEGYFERDDRIALIVTSSGLKGHYSETREKFSIGGTKLDILRLLGDRTMYGYEIWEALEKPLKYQAVYQHLRELESLGLIGESHRKGRRVYYRLTDKGRKFLETLSG, encoded by the coding sequence ATGGAGGTTCGCTGCCCCTCCTGTGGCAGGCTCTACTCCTCCCTTATTCCTCCAACGTGCTCCTGTGGGGAGCCGCTTAGAATAACGTACGACTACGAATCCGTGGACGTTTCTGCCTGGAAAGGTAGAAAGCCAGGTGTCTGGAAGTACCGGGAGCTTCTTCCAGATGTAAACCGTGTCATCAGTCTGAATGAGGGCGGAACGCCTCTTTTGAGGGCGAAACTCGGTGAAGAACTCGGGCTGAACGTCTTCATCAAGGACGAAACCAGGAATCCAACCGGTTCGTTCCGCGACAGGCTCATCACCGTGGCGGTCTCCTACGGCATTCCCCACGCAGAGAACGGCTTTGTTGTGGCCAGCAACGGAAACGCCGCCGCTTCCCTTTCGGCCTATGCAGCCCGGGCAGGAAAGCCTGCTTACACTGTCGTTCCAAAACTTGTCGAGCAGGGGAAGCTGAACCAGATAGTGGCCTTTGGTGCGAAGGTGATCCGCTACGGTGAGAGCGTTGATGAGGGCATAAGCTACGCGGAAGGATTGGCTGAGGGCAAGGGACTCTACAACGTCACCCCCGAGAGCAACCTCATTGGTCTGGAGGGGCAGAAAACGCTGGCCTTCGAGCTCTGGGAGGAGCTGAACCCTACTCACGTGGTGGTTCCGACCGGCAGCGGAAGCAACCTCTACAGCATCTACAAGGGGTTCGTTGAGCTCATGGAGATAGGTGCCATTGAGGAGATGCCCAGACTCATAGCGGTTCAGGCCGAGAAGTGTTCCCCCATAGCGAGTGAGGTTCTGGGCGTCGAGCCAAAGGCGGAACCTACAAAGGCGCTGGCGCTCTACGTGAAGAACCCCGTGATGAAGGAGCTGGCTTTGAAGGCCATAGGCGAGACCGACGGAACCGCAGTGATGGTCGGTGAGGATGAGCTCGACCTTGGACAGAGACTGCTTGCCGGCGAGGGAATCTTTGCGGAGTATGCCTCGGCAGTGATAGTTCCGGCCCTACTCAAGCTGGCCGAGGAGGGCTACTTTGAGAGGGACGACAGGATAGCGCTCATCGTGACCAGCTCCGGCCTCAAGGGCCACTACTCCGAGACCAGGGAGAAGTTCAGCATAGGTGGGACGAAGCTCGATATACTCAGACTCCTCGGCGATAGAACCATGTACGGCTACGAGATATGGGAGGCCCTGGAGAAGCCGCTCAAGTACCAGGCAGTTTACCAGCACCTCCGTGAGCTCGAAAGCCTGGGCCTGATAGGAGAATCCCACCGAAAGGGCAGGCGCGTCTACTACAGGCTGACGGATAAGGGCCGCAAGTTCCTGGAGACACTGTCCGGGTAA
- the rpiA gene encoding ribose-5-phosphate isomerase RpiA: MEEFKRAVAKEALKFIEDDMIVGLGTGSTTAYFIEYLGKLIMEGELEDVYGVPTSYQARLLALENGVPVVGLDEVDAIDIAVDGADEVDPHLNLIKGRGAALTMEKIIEYRAGTFLVLVDESKLVERLGQKMPVPIEVIPAAWRAIAEEIEVFNATAELRMASKKDGPVVTDNGNFILDARFHRIDDPLDLEIELNNIPGVVENGIFADIADIVLVGTREGVKKLER, from the coding sequence ATGGAGGAATTCAAGAGGGCCGTCGCTAAGGAGGCGTTGAAGTTCATCGAGGACGACATGATAGTCGGCCTCGGCACGGGCTCCACTACCGCTTACTTCATCGAGTACCTTGGCAAGCTCATAATGGAAGGGGAGCTTGAGGACGTCTACGGTGTTCCCACATCCTACCAGGCTAGGCTTCTCGCCCTCGAGAACGGCGTTCCGGTAGTCGGCCTGGACGAGGTCGATGCGATAGACATAGCCGTTGACGGCGCCGACGAAGTTGACCCCCACCTGAACCTCATAAAGGGCCGCGGTGCCGCTTTGACAATGGAGAAGATAATCGAGTACCGGGCAGGAACTTTCCTCGTCCTCGTTGACGAGAGCAAGCTGGTCGAGAGGCTCGGCCAGAAGATGCCCGTTCCCATCGAGGTGATTCCGGCGGCCTGGCGCGCCATAGCCGAGGAGATAGAGGTCTTCAACGCCACTGCTGAACTGAGGATGGCGAGCAAGAAGGACGGGCCGGTCGTTACCGACAACGGCAACTTCATTCTCGACGCCAGGTTCCACCGCATAGACGACCCGCTCGACCTTGAGATAGAGCTCAACAACATCCCCGGCGTGGTGGAGAACGGCATCTTTGCGGACATAGCCGACATAGTCCTCGTCGGCACGAGGGAAGGCGTCAAGAAGCTGGAGCGCTGA